Sequence from the Neomonachus schauinslandi chromosome 9, ASM220157v2, whole genome shotgun sequence genome:
atgggaattttaagatgaaaatatacCTTGTGTTCTTTTCTGAAACTTACTCTGCCTCTGGAGATGTTTTATCCTTTAAAGAATAGAGCAACATGTGATGGTATAGGAAAAAATGCAGGGCTAAGAGTTAGGAGATGTGGGCTTTATTCTAGATCCTTAAAATTACCTTTTTGATAGGGTACTGCTGGGTCTTCTGCAGGTCTAGAATTTTATAATTCTGTAATCTCATGTATCTAATATCTTTTATCCAATCCTGAAAAAGACTGCAACTAGAATTATAAATGCTAGTTTGCAAATGATAAAACTAAGGCACAGGAAAATTAGGTGGTTTtttcctgaggtcacagagccaaTAAATGGCAAAATTGAATATAGAATCCATGTTTCCTGACTCCCAAATAGTCTTTCCATTCCATTAGGCATATAAAGTATTTGTTCTTCCTCTGTAATGCTCCCAGGTTTTTACTAGCTCATCATTTTCTTTAACTCTAATGATGGAGATCCTGGTCTTGAGAAAGGACAATGCAAAAATGGTTCCATAGTGACATAACTTGGGGACACATTGTATATCATGTGCCCCTTCGTAGATATTCAGATTGTACTTTGGGATATTAAAGGCTTTGgaaaaaaggggaggaaaagcTTATTTAACTTTCTTCAGCTCATCACATCCCAGATTCGTATGACACACAGAAGCCTTTTTGTAAAAAGAATCATTAGCCTTTGAGGAACTACTTTTCCATGAAGCACACACTAGGAAAtgcttttggttgtttttaagggaaaaataaaagataatacatgaaagttctctgaaatataaaatagcaaCAATGTTAATGATAttgctgtatatatttttgtaacttATTTTAGACATCTTAGCTATTACTGCAGCTTGGGTTCGGTTCAAGTACATTATTAAATCTTGTAAAAGTATTtaaactataggggcgcctgggtggctcagtcattaagtgtctgcctttggctcaggtcatgatcccggggtcctgggatcaagccccatatcgggctccgtgctcagtgggaagtctgcttctccctctcccaccccccctgcttgtgttccctctcttgctctgtctctctctgtcaaataaataaataaaatcttttctaaaaagtgTTATAAACAAACCAGCTGTCCTTCCTTTGATGTCTCTTTGCTCAGCCCTGCCCTTTACCTCAGAGTTTAAGGGGCCCCCTCCAGTAGCAGCTActatgctttattttcatttcattatagaTTAAATAGGTTTTTGTGGGCTTGTCTGGGAATTTAAACCCAAGTACacttttttcctataaataattTGCTCTTTCAAACAACCAGTTTCAAAGAAAACTGTTTTGTATACTTCATCCTGCCTGCAGTATAATTTCTGATTAATCCAGAATTCTCCTAGAGTCACAAAAAATGTAGAATCACCATTTTCAGAGTATCAAAGCACAATAGAACTCTGccctcaaaagattttttttccagagataaaactttatttaaggCATCAAGCAATATACTGAAAGAAGTGAGTCATGCACAAGTAATGTCCTTATTTCCATAACGGTACATTTGATACTCTCTGCCCTCTTAACAAGGGGGTGTAGTGAGCGAAGATGAGAAGCACACAGCTTTTATACATAACCATATCAATATAAGTGTTTAAGAAAgtccttaaattttgttttccttctttgaaagGAATTTCGGTTTTATTTCAGAAAACCAAAATGAACTAGTTCTTCTACTGAGGATCAAATTTCTCTCCAGagttattttatgaaataacacAGCTGCCTTTCTCTTTAAAAGGATTCTTGTCTTCTGGAATTCCTCTCACCAGAGGATCCTTTCCAGAACGTTCTTCAAtgtagttctttatttcttcagaacATTTAGACACCTGTTGTGTCTGCATCGTCACTTCTTTGCGAAGTTGCTCAACTTCCATcttcagcttttccttttctGGCAAATCTTCGATGTGAAGGGCCGGCATTTTTGCCCCAGAACCGGGCCCAGGGACAGCTCTGGAAGTGGACAGGCTGGGAGAGCGGCACACCAGCCCTCAAAAGATTTCTAACTTTGATGTACGTGACATTCCTTCACTAGATGAGATAATGAAAATGAGTATAATTGTGCTTAGGGGAAACAGTGTAGCTTAGTATCTGGTTTGACAGTATTTCATAAGATGAGGCCTTCATACTTTctccagtgttttatttttttttctccagtgtttTATTAGCCTCCCATTTCAAGAAAGGATATGGGTTATAAATTCATTGATCTTCATTCTCTGATCTTTGGCTGCTTACAAACACATAATGTTGGCACTGAGAGAAACTTGAGTGAAAGAGACCTAGTTACCATTGAAGAAACCAGagccaaaaaaaatgaaatcagtagtTAATTAGGAAACATGGACCCAACCTTCCTGATTCTAATTTAGCCCTAGCTCCTTTCTAAGAAACTGCActgcatcttttccttttttacctcTCATGTGCAACCATTTGTCCATTTGCTCCTTTTTCCACATTATAGCtcttgtatctttttctttctcgtGCTACTGCTTAGACCCTCGTTAACCATTCTGAATTGTTGAaaactttcttccttctccttcatgtACCCATTCATGCCTTTTTTCTGCCCTTTAATGTGTGAAAATACCATATGGCAGAATATAAACTTAAGATTCAGTGTGTCTTTACAGACTTTACTGTTTTAGTGTGGTAGGAGAAGTAATTTCAATAATTATTACACATGGTAGAATGTGAGTGATACAAAGAAGTTCTTACAGGAATTCAGAAGAGATTAAAATAAGATACAACTAGAAGTGATGAGGAAAAGTTTTATTGTGGAGTAGCATAATCCAGTCTATTAGGACTCTTTCTCTTACAAATGACAGAAATGAACTTAAACTGTGTTTGATAAAAAGTGGTATTGAGTCACATATTGCAGATAGCTAGAAGTAGATTGATTTTAGGCATGGCAGATCCGAGGGGTTCAAACAGTGTCATCAGGTCTCCTTCTTTCCCCGTAAAAGTATTTGTTGAGAGAATAAGGTAACTGGAGAGGCAAATTGGGCCAAGAGGAAATTTGAGAagtgggaaaggagggggaggtgcagagtttactactgtctcttcctctctactTCCTTCCCATACTCCAATCTTCCCAAATTGTAAATTGTCCCTTCTGGCTACCATATTACAGAATACCTTATTCCTTAGTGGTttggaatgttttcttttcagtgaaattatgtattttttttaataatactctGTACCTGGCAACATTATCTCTTTCCCTGTCCCTACTTTGCCTTCACAACCTGAAAAGCATCTTCTTTTCCATAGTTAAAATGACCTGATTGCCATTCTTTCTGAAACCATTCCTATGAGACAGAGATTAGCTAatgtgttttgttgtgttttattttttcctacccAGTCTGGGAAGGACCAAGCTAGTACTAATGCCTCACTTTGAAAGGGGTTCCAGCGTTTCAAGGGTACTCCTTATAGATTCAGATCCCTTATATCTAAGCATAATTAATCCTGGAATGAATTACTTAGAAGAATTACTTAAAAGAGATGCCAAGATTTCAgaagatagaggaaaaaaatgtttggggctttattttgaaaattaaaactaatattaagaaaacaaacagtaatTTATATAATCCCCTTTAAGGTCTTAAGTGAACAAAGAGTGAATTAATTACTGagttttttggtgtattttttttctgcagaaaATTGTTTGGTAATATAGAAATGTCTTTTACCTTACATTTGAAccttcttgattttctctttagTTATCAACTGACTCTAACTCAGTTTAGGTTCCAATCTGTCAGTGGCTTTTGTGTTTAATTAAATGGttctttcacataatttttaaggACTTCATGTAATTTTGTGTCTCTTGGATGATACTCAacttttgatggtttcttttgtatttgctttGTATAATGGGATATTTAACAAAAGACTGACCAACAACATCACTGACTCTGGCCTGAGATAGCCACACTGTCTTTGAGGGCTATTTCactgggattattttttttaagttttctggtTATTAGTGAATATTTTCATGAGGTTGCAGCATTGCAAACTGGTAACTCTAGGGACCCTTATAAAGAggacctttatttttatttgtttaacccAGTCCAtttgctcatcatcacttatgtGTGTATGTTCTGTGATCAACAGTAATCCTTTCTGCTCTGCACAGTTTTATCATAGGTAAGTGGCATAGATCTGATAAATGGTTCTTCCTTGAATCTTCCCATTGTTTGTGTCTAATTCTAGCCAAGTGAACGTGAACTATGCCCGTAGTGGGATGCGGCTAACTTGGTTACTAGAGaacaaaagaatgattttttaagagGAACTTTTGTAAACTTTACAGTTTTCCTAGATTTGTATAATGTGAGAACCACACTATGGCACATAGTTAAGAATTTGGGGCActctttcaaatctttttttttcttttaaagattttatttatttatttgacagagagagagagaacacaagtaggcagaatggcagagggagaagtaggctccgcactgagcagagagcccgacgtggagctcgatcccaggaccctgagatcatgacccgagccaaaggcagacgcttaacgactgatccacccaggcgcccattgggGCACTCTTTCAATTAGGGAAAGTCCTACAGCAGCATTATCAGATCTTGCCTTCTGTGTGGTATTATAATGATGCCTTTATCATTTACTTTCGGTTTTTTGAGTATTTTGTTAAAAACTTAAATACTAAAATTCTCACAGAATGGTTGAACTGGAATGGATCTTAGAGGTGGTTCTCGATAGTGTGTGTTGAGAAATATATGGTTATCATAAAGGCTAGAAGTAGGAGGAGGTGCAACTGGTACTCCACCTaccctttcaaaatgaaaag
This genomic interval carries:
- the LOC110583870 gene encoding guanine nucleotide-binding protein G(I)/G(S)/G(O) subunit gamma-11-like, which encodes MPALHIEDLPEKEKLKMEVEQLRKEVTMQTQQVSKCSEEIKNYIEERSGKDPLVRGIPEDKNPFKEKGSCVIS